In one window of Opitutus sp. GAS368 DNA:
- a CDS encoding PVC-type heme-binding CxxCH protein, which translates to MLFHRLLPLALLLTTAPLLAQHGDKPGEAQQAVPGHIKTPPAPVLVAEEALKTLKVAPGFRVEIAAADPLVGDPVAMTFGPDGRIWVVEMRGFMRNADGKGEMEKVGTISVLEDTDGDGRYNKRTVFLDKLVLPRAVALVGDGVLVAEPPHLWFCRDTNGDGVADEKTEVFSDYGGTSNPEHTANGLMWGLDNWIYNANHTQRFRYLGNGKFASESTLARGQWGLSQDDTGRIFHNSNSDPLRADLVPTAYLRRNPFLTNAAGGNVQLAPADLPIWPGRVTPGVNRGYKSLNAEGKITAVTAACGPLVYRSGLFPAEFYNNAFFVEPAGNLVKRMILTEADGTITARNAYEGSEFITSTDERFRPVNTANGPDGALYIVDMYRGIIQHRIYMTTFLRKQVEERGLADGIGMGRIYRIMPETAVRSKVKFNLATESSAQLVTHLRAANSWWRDTAQRLLVERRDPAAAPLLREMVRSGPPLARLHALWTLDGSGQLDRDTILAGLGSTDARVVAAAIRLSEPLLAKGDDDLYRRVADVDAFAPNVTLQLALSLGEAKSPEALAALVGIAERAGRQPYIADAIVSGLAGREFDFITRVLADPKGDGAAPVLKLAAGAVFKSGDTAHITGLLAGLDPKTGFPDWGRAAVLDGLERFLPKTPEGKLVAGNLPVEPRALLLLSVQGNTPEGKQAARLAGFLKWPGKPGLEKESADIAARLTPEQKVLFDKGRITFATICAACHQAGGEGMAGLAPQLLYSKYVLGNERQLARIVLNGKEKEGLAMPPLRALDDETIAGALTYVRQSWGHNAPPVSPATIAEVRKAVGDREAPWSEEELQTVP; encoded by the coding sequence ATGCTGTTCCACCGCTTGCTGCCGCTCGCCCTGCTCCTGACCACCGCCCCGCTGCTCGCCCAGCACGGCGACAAACCTGGCGAGGCCCAGCAGGCCGTGCCCGGGCACATCAAGACGCCACCCGCGCCCGTCCTGGTCGCCGAAGAGGCGCTCAAGACCCTGAAGGTCGCCCCGGGTTTCCGCGTCGAGATCGCGGCGGCAGATCCGCTGGTCGGCGACCCGGTCGCGATGACCTTCGGGCCCGACGGCCGCATCTGGGTCGTCGAGATGCGCGGCTTCATGCGCAACGCCGACGGCAAGGGCGAAATGGAGAAAGTCGGCACCATTTCCGTCCTTGAGGATACTGACGGCGACGGGCGCTACAACAAACGCACGGTCTTCCTCGACAAACTCGTGCTGCCGCGCGCCGTCGCGCTGGTCGGCGACGGCGTGCTCGTGGCCGAGCCCCCGCACCTGTGGTTCTGCCGCGACACCAACGGCGACGGCGTGGCCGACGAGAAGACCGAGGTCTTTTCCGACTACGGCGGCACCAGCAACCCCGAGCACACCGCCAACGGCCTGATGTGGGGGCTCGACAACTGGATCTACAACGCCAACCACACCCAGCGCTTCCGCTATCTGGGCAACGGGAAATTCGCCAGCGAGTCCACGCTCGCGCGCGGCCAGTGGGGCCTCTCGCAGGATGACACCGGCCGCATCTTCCACAACAGCAACAGCGACCCGCTGCGCGCCGATCTCGTGCCGACCGCCTACCTGCGCCGCAATCCTTTCCTCACCAACGCCGCCGGCGGCAACGTCCAGCTTGCGCCCGCCGATCTTCCGATCTGGCCCGGCCGCGTCACCCCCGGCGTCAACCGCGGCTACAAGTCGCTCAACGCCGAGGGCAAGATCACCGCCGTCACCGCCGCCTGCGGTCCCCTTGTCTATCGCAGCGGACTTTTCCCGGCGGAATTCTACAACAACGCCTTCTTCGTCGAGCCGGCCGGCAACCTGGTGAAGCGGATGATCCTCACCGAGGCGGACGGCACCATCACCGCCCGCAACGCCTACGAGGGATCCGAATTCATCACCTCCACTGACGAACGTTTCCGCCCCGTCAACACTGCCAACGGCCCCGACGGCGCCCTCTACATCGTGGACATGTATCGCGGCATCATCCAGCACCGCATCTATATGACCACCTTCCTGCGCAAGCAGGTCGAGGAGCGCGGCCTCGCCGACGGCATCGGCATGGGCCGCATCTACCGCATCATGCCCGAGACCGCGGTCCGCTCGAAGGTGAAGTTCAACCTCGCCACTGAGTCCTCCGCGCAGCTCGTCACCCACCTTCGGGCCGCCAACAGCTGGTGGCGCGACACCGCGCAGCGCCTGCTCGTCGAGCGTCGCGATCCCGCCGCCGCGCCTTTGCTGCGTGAGATGGTCCGCTCGGGCCCGCCGCTGGCCCGCCTCCACGCGCTCTGGACCCTCGACGGCAGCGGTCAGCTCGACCGCGACACCATCCTCGCCGGCCTCGGCAGCACGGATGCCCGCGTCGTGGCCGCCGCCATCCGCCTGTCCGAGCCCTTGCTCGCGAAGGGCGACGACGACCTTTACCGCCGCGTGGCGGACGTGGACGCCTTCGCGCCCAACGTGACGCTGCAGCTGGCGCTCTCCCTCGGCGAAGCCAAGTCCCCGGAAGCTCTCGCGGCCCTGGTCGGGATCGCGGAACGCGCCGGCCGCCAGCCCTACATCGCCGACGCCATCGTCAGTGGCCTGGCCGGCCGCGAATTTGATTTCATCACGCGGGTCCTGGCCGACCCCAAGGGTGACGGCGCCGCGCCCGTCCTCAAGCTCGCCGCCGGTGCGGTGTTCAAGTCCGGCGACACCGCCCACATCACCGGGCTGCTGGCCGGCCTCGATCCAAAGACCGGTTTCCCCGACTGGGGCCGCGCCGCCGTGCTCGATGGCCTCGAGCGCTTCCTGCCGAAGACCCCCGAGGGCAAGCTCGTGGCCGGCAACCTGCCGGTCGAGCCGCGCGCGCTGCTGTTGCTGTCGGTGCAGGGCAACACGCCGGAGGGCAAGCAGGCCGCCCGCCTTGCCGGTTTTCTGAAATGGCCCGGCAAGCCCGGCCTGGAGAAGGAGTCCGCCGACATCGCCGCGCGGCTCACGCCGGAACAGAAGGTTCTCTTCGACAAGGGCCGCATCACGTTTGCCACCATCTGCGCCGCGTGCCACCAGGCCGGTGGCGAGGGCATGGCCGGCCTCGCCCCGCAGCTGCTCTACTCGAAATACGTGCTCGGCAACGAACGCCAGCTCGCCCGGATCGTGCTCAACGGGAAGGAAAAGGAGGGCCTGGCCATGCCGCCGCTGCGCGCCCTGGATGACGAGACCATCGCCGGCGCCCTCACCTACGTCCGCCAGTCGTGGGGCCATAATGCGCCGCCGGTCTCGCCCGCCACCATCGCCGAGGTCCGCAAGGCGGTCGGCGACCGCGAGGCGCCCTGGTCCGAGGAAGAACTGCAGACCGTGCCGTAG
- a CDS encoding redoxin domain-containing protein, producing the protein MIRPPRRFPLPLAALLGTAVLLAGTPAAFAQAKKKRDASGRVDLASELPADARQLAIGDAALDFSLKGVDGQTYSLADFKAAPVLMVVFLSNHCPYSHAAETRLLPLAREFQGRGLAVVAINPNSPQGVAITELGYSKYNDSYPEMILYAKEQGFPFPYLYDGDTQQTAKNYGCLATPHVFLFDRARRLRYVGRVDDSRFANPATVTSFDARNAVVALLADKPVPVEKTLVVGCSTKWKSNKAENAQADARWQQEPVDLALLDAAGVAALAKNDSNRLRLINVWATWCTPCVAEFPGLVALARQLGNRDFELVTLSLDDPKQQAGAKKFLERQHAAPPGRLKRLLKAEGRDAVNFLYTGASTGALAAALDPQWPGPLPHTVVIAPGGKIIYRHNGPLDFAELRAALINELGPYYK; encoded by the coding sequence ATGATCCGTCCACCCCGTCGTTTTCCCCTCCCGCTGGCCGCCTTGCTCGGCACGGCCGTCCTGCTCGCGGGCACGCCCGCCGCATTTGCCCAGGCCAAGAAAAAGCGCGACGCCTCCGGCCGCGTGGATCTCGCGAGCGAGCTGCCGGCGGATGCCCGCCAACTCGCCATCGGCGACGCCGCGCTGGATTTCTCTCTCAAGGGTGTGGACGGCCAAACCTACTCCCTGGCCGATTTCAAGGCCGCCCCCGTCCTGATGGTCGTGTTCCTGTCGAACCACTGCCCCTACTCGCACGCCGCCGAGACCCGCCTGCTGCCGCTCGCCCGTGAATTCCAAGGCCGGGGCCTCGCCGTCGTCGCCATCAATCCCAACAGCCCCCAGGGCGTCGCCATCACCGAGCTCGGCTACAGCAAATACAACGACAGCTACCCCGAGATGATTCTCTACGCCAAGGAGCAGGGTTTCCCCTTCCCTTACCTTTACGACGGCGACACGCAGCAGACGGCGAAAAACTACGGCTGCCTCGCCACCCCGCACGTCTTTCTCTTCGACCGGGCGCGCCGGCTCCGCTACGTCGGTCGCGTTGACGACTCGCGCTTCGCCAATCCGGCCACGGTCACTTCCTTCGACGCGCGCAACGCCGTCGTCGCGCTGCTGGCGGACAAACCGGTGCCTGTCGAAAAAACCCTCGTGGTCGGCTGCTCCACCAAGTGGAAGTCCAACAAGGCGGAAAACGCCCAGGCTGACGCGCGCTGGCAGCAGGAGCCCGTCGATCTCGCGCTGCTCGACGCCGCGGGGGTGGCGGCGCTGGCGAAAAACGACTCCAACCGCCTCCGCCTGATCAATGTCTGGGCCACCTGGTGCACGCCGTGTGTCGCGGAGTTCCCCGGCCTGGTTGCGCTCGCCCGCCAGCTCGGCAACCGCGATTTCGAACTGGTCACGCTCAGCCTGGATGATCCGAAGCAGCAGGCGGGGGCGAAGAAATTCCTCGAGCGGCAGCACGCCGCCCCGCCGGGCCGGCTCAAGCGCCTGCTGAAGGCCGAGGGCCGGGACGCCGTCAATTTTCTCTACACCGGAGCCAGCACCGGTGCGTTGGCCGCCGCGCTCGATCCGCAGTGGCCCGGACCGCTGCCGCACACCGTGGTCATCGCCCCGGGCGGGAAAATCATTTACCGCCATAACGGACCGCTGGACTTCGCCGAACTGCGCGCCGCCTTGATTAATGAACTGGGACCCTACTATAAATAA
- a CDS encoding cupin domain-containing protein: MSPNYAIAHLDEISPVPCPCGQSRRAFVTPDNPVATIHLVDARVDTQTHYHKKLTEIYLILEGTGHMELDGLLHPVKPMSTVLIKPGCRHRIIGRIKFVNIPVPAFDPHDEWFD; this comes from the coding sequence ATGAGCCCGAACTACGCCATCGCCCACCTCGACGAGATTTCGCCGGTGCCCTGTCCGTGCGGCCAGTCGCGCCGCGCTTTCGTCACGCCCGACAACCCCGTGGCCACCATCCATCTCGTGGACGCCAGGGTCGACACGCAGACGCACTACCACAAGAAGCTCACCGAGATTTACCTCATCCTCGAGGGCACGGGTCACATGGAGCTCGACGGCCTGCTGCACCCCGTGAAGCCGATGAGCACCGTCCTGATCAAGCCCGGCTGCCGCCACCGCATCATCGGCCGGATCAAGTTCGTCAACATTCCCGTCCCCGCCTTCGATCCGCACGACGAGTGGTTTGACTGA
- a CDS encoding Gfo/Idh/MocA family oxidoreductase, translating into MSSAPLGFGLVGAGTIAGFHAQAISQLTGARLVGVASRSLENARKVADQHGVLATADLAALLARPDLHIVCITTPSGAHLEPALAAIRAGKHVVIEKPIEVTTARADQILAAADQAGVRVAPIFQGRFGDGARTMKAALDAGRLGRMVLASAYVKWHRTAQYYTGYRGSLALDGGGAVINQAIHGLDLLQWFAGLPAEVFAWSTRRVHTGIEAEDTAAATLKFPGGALGAFEASTALWPGWSRRIELCGEHGSISLEDDRLAKWEFREARPEDDAIRTGGAANALGSGASDPKAINTEGHRRQLQDLVDALHAGRAPALDGREGRKAVAFVNAIYQSAGTGRPVTLA; encoded by the coding sequence ATGTCCTCCGCCCCCCTTGGCTTTGGTCTCGTCGGCGCCGGCACGATTGCGGGTTTTCATGCGCAGGCCATTTCGCAACTGACCGGGGCCCGGCTCGTCGGCGTCGCCAGCCGCTCGCTCGAAAACGCCCGGAAAGTGGCCGACCAGCACGGCGTGCTCGCCACGGCCGACCTGGCGGCGCTGCTGGCCCGGCCGGACCTCCACATCGTCTGCATCACCACGCCCAGCGGCGCTCACCTCGAGCCGGCCCTGGCCGCCATCCGCGCCGGCAAGCATGTCGTCATTGAGAAACCCATCGAGGTCACGACGGCGCGCGCTGACCAGATCCTCGCCGCTGCGGACCAAGCCGGCGTGCGCGTCGCTCCGATCTTCCAGGGCCGCTTTGGTGACGGTGCCCGCACCATGAAAGCCGCGCTCGACGCCGGCCGCCTCGGCCGGATGGTGCTGGCCAGCGCCTACGTGAAGTGGCACCGCACTGCGCAGTATTACACCGGCTACCGCGGTTCGCTCGCGCTCGATGGCGGCGGCGCGGTCATCAACCAGGCCATCCACGGCCTCGATTTGCTCCAGTGGTTCGCCGGCCTGCCGGCCGAGGTGTTCGCCTGGTCGACGCGGCGCGTCCACACCGGCATCGAGGCCGAGGACACCGCGGCCGCCACGCTGAAGTTCCCCGGCGGCGCGCTCGGCGCCTTCGAGGCCAGCACCGCGCTCTGGCCGGGTTGGTCGCGGCGCATCGAGCTCTGCGGCGAGCACGGCTCCATCTCGCTCGAGGACGACCGTCTTGCCAAATGGGAATTCCGCGAGGCCCGCCCGGAGGACGACGCCATCCGCACCGGCGGCGCGGCCAACGCCCTCGGCTCGGGCGCCAGCGACCCCAAGGCCATCAACACCGAGGGCCACCGCCGCCAGCTGCAGGACCTGGTCGATGCGCTCCACGCCGGCCGCGCCCCCGCCCTCGACGGCCGCGAGGGCCGCAAGGCCGTCGCGTTCGTCAATGCGATCTACCAATCCGCCGGTACCGGCAGACCCGTGACCCTCGCCTGA
- a CDS encoding MFS transporter, translating into MNSPAPWWRTFTREHWFVFTVASLAWLFDCLDQQIFNLARDGAMEALIPDQTLATEYGPYTTSVFLVGWAIGGLIFGALGDRYGRAKVLTWTIVLYSVSTGLSSFSTGMADFCAYRFITGLGIGGVFGLAVALVADSVPDRARAPALGLLQSISTWGNLLAGLAGMGLGVLAARHLLPFGLAHWQVLFLVGALPAFLCVFVMRRLKEPPRWVDAKAAGEKAGIKFGSYGALLGHPKWRKHAWLGLVACSAGIIGLWGIGNFHPKIVGDIVEKAFAGQGLDAAAIADKKAFWRSAGLLLQNLGGFVGMLSLAKFAQVKGRRIAFGLALFLSFISTLLVFRYMRSLGDLYWMLPIMGFGQLSVFGVYAVYLPELFPTSLRSTGTSFCYNVGRIIAATAPFTMSQITKRLGGDIEGFRTAGMWVSLVLLVGIAVLPFLPETKDQPLPDE; encoded by the coding sequence ATGAATTCCCCCGCGCCCTGGTGGCGCACCTTCACCCGCGAGCACTGGTTCGTCTTCACCGTCGCCTCGCTGGCGTGGCTCTTCGACTGCCTCGACCAGCAGATCTTCAACCTGGCGCGCGACGGCGCCATGGAAGCGCTGATCCCGGACCAGACGCTCGCGACGGAATACGGCCCCTACACCACCTCGGTATTCCTGGTCGGCTGGGCGATCGGCGGCCTGATCTTCGGCGCGCTGGGCGACCGCTACGGCCGGGCGAAGGTGCTCACGTGGACCATCGTGCTTTATTCGGTGAGCACGGGCCTGAGCTCGTTCTCGACCGGCATGGCTGATTTCTGCGCCTACCGCTTCATCACCGGCCTCGGCATCGGCGGCGTGTTTGGCCTGGCCGTCGCACTCGTGGCCGACTCGGTGCCGGACCGCGCGCGGGCCCCGGCGCTCGGCCTGCTGCAATCCATCTCCACCTGGGGCAACCTGCTCGCGGGCCTCGCGGGCATGGGCCTCGGCGTGCTGGCCGCGCGGCACCTGCTGCCCTTCGGCCTGGCCCACTGGCAGGTGCTGTTCCTCGTCGGCGCGCTGCCGGCATTCCTCTGCGTGTTTGTCATGCGCCGGCTGAAGGAGCCGCCGAGGTGGGTCGACGCCAAGGCCGCGGGCGAAAAAGCCGGCATCAAGTTCGGTTCCTACGGCGCGCTGCTCGGCCACCCGAAGTGGCGCAAGCACGCCTGGCTCGGCCTCGTCGCCTGCAGCGCCGGCATCATCGGGCTCTGGGGCATTGGCAATTTTCATCCGAAGATCGTCGGCGACATCGTGGAGAAAGCCTTCGCCGGGCAGGGCCTGGACGCGGCCGCCATCGCGGACAAGAAAGCCTTCTGGCGCTCCGCCGGCCTGCTGCTCCAGAACCTCGGCGGCTTTGTCGGCATGCTCTCGCTGGCCAAGTTCGCGCAGGTGAAGGGCCGGCGCATCGCCTTCGGGCTCGCGCTGTTTCTCTCGTTCATTTCCACGCTGCTGGTCTTCCGTTACATGCGGTCGCTCGGTGATCTTTACTGGATGCTCCCGATCATGGGCTTCGGCCAGCTCTCGGTCTTCGGCGTCTACGCCGTCTACCTGCCGGAGCTTTTCCCCACCAGCCTGCGCAGCACCGGCACGAGCTTCTGCTACAACGTCGGCCGCATCATCGCGGCGACCGCGCCCTTCACCATGAGCCAGATCACCAAGCGCCTCGGCGGCGACATCGAGGGCTTCCGCACTGCCGGCATGTGGGTCAGCCTCGTGCTGCTCGTCGGCATCGCCGTCCTGCCCTTCCTGCCCGAGACCAAGGACCAGCCCTTGCCCGACGAGTGA